A portion of the Malania oleifera isolate guangnan ecotype guangnan chromosome 3, ASM2987363v1, whole genome shotgun sequence genome contains these proteins:
- the LOC131151096 gene encoding probable sarcosine oxidase produces the protein MEFFGGDQFDVIVVGAGIMGSCTAHQVAKRGHRILLLEQFDFLHCGGSSHGESRTIRATYPDAYFQSMAMESAQLWEEAQSEIGYRVHFKASQFDMGPSDDKSLRAAIRNCRSSSVPHRVLEPGQVSDRFLGRIEIPENWIGLSTDLGGVLKPTKAVAMFQTLALQKGAVLRDNMKVKDIRRDEGTGLIMVCTSNGEKFWARKCVVTAGAWMQKLVKSVSGLELPIQPLETYVYYWRIKDGFGPDYSIGSNFPTFASYGELYVYGTPSLEFPGLIKVALHRGLPCDPDKRLWASNVVLDPMKKWIERTFMGRVDSSRPIVTQSCLYSMTPDEDFVIDFVGGEVGKDVVIGGGFSGHGFKMGPLVGRILADLALDGEAKGVELRQFRLGRFEVNPKGNVKEI, from the coding sequence atggaATTTTTCGGCGGCGACCAGTTCGACGTGATAGTAGTCGGCGCCGGCATCATGGGCAGCTGCACCGCTCACCAGGTCGCCAAACGCGGCCACAGAATCCTCCTCCTGGAACAATTCGATTTCTTGCACTGCGGCGGATCCTCCCACGGCGAGTCTCGAACTATCCGAGCCACTTACCCGGATGCCTACTTCCAGTCCATGGCCATGGAGTCGGCCCAACTTTGGGAGGAGGCCCAGTCCGAAATCGGCTACCGGGTCCATTTCAAGGCCTCCCAGTTCGACATGGGTCCGTCCGACGACAAGAGCCTTCGGGCCGCAATCCGCAACTGCCGGTCCAGCTCGGTTCCCCACCGGGTTCTTGAACCGGGCCAGGTCTCGGATCGATTCTTAGGCCGGATCGAGATCCCGGAAAACTGGATTGGGCTGTCCACCGATCTTGGGGGTGTGCTCAAGCCAACAAAGGCAGTGGCCATGTTCCAAACGCTGGCCCTGCAGAAGGGTGCTGTCCTTAGGGACAATATGAAGGTGAAGGACATAAGAAGGGATGAGGGCACTGGGCTCATTATGGTGTGCACGAGCAatggggagaagttttgggctaGAAAATGTGTGGTCACGGCTGGGGCTTGGATGCAAAAGTTAGTTAAATCAGTTAGTGGGCTGGAGTTGCCCATTCAGCCCTTAGAAACTTATGTTTATTATTGGAGGATTAAAGATGGGTTCGGGCCCGATTACTCGATCGGGAGCAATTTCCCAACATTTGCAAGCTATGGCGAGCTTTATGTATATGGCACGCCATCTCTCGAGTTCCCAGGCTTGATCAAGGTCGCTCTGCATAGAGGTTTGCCGTGCGACCCTGACAAGAGGTTGTGGGCCTCGAATGTGGTATTGGACCCAATGAAGAAGTGGATAGAGAGGACGTTCATGGGTCGGGTGGACTCCTCAAGGCCCATTGTGACGCAATCATGTTTGTATTCGATGACCCCGGATGAAGATTTCGTGATTGATTTCGTGGGAGGGGAGGTGGGGAAGGATGTGGTGATCGGGGGTGGCTTTTCAGGACATGGGTTCAAGATGGGGCCGTTGGTAGGGAGGATATTGGCAGATCTTGCACTGGATGGGGAGGCAAAAGGAGTGGAGCTAAGGCAATTTAGGTTGGGTAGGTTTGAGGTGAATCCAAAGGGGAATGTGAAAGAAATATGA